The following proteins come from a genomic window of Magnetospirillum sp. WYHS-4:
- a CDS encoding DMT family transporter, translating to MTPVRSAYLLLAAVILLWGANWPLMKIGLQSMTPLWFAAARALIGSACLFAWAAVAGRLAWPVRQDLPLLFSIAVLQIAAGLALIHWGLSFVDAGRSAILAYTFPLWVAPLAALVLKEPLSRPKAGGLALGMAGIILLFDPSAADFTGEHALLGHGLLLLAAMLWAVAVVHIRAHRWAGRPADLMPWQLLLGGLLLAGSAMAADGLPPVAWSPGFALVLAYNGAIASAFCFWAYTTVARRLPAMSTALGSLGVPVAGVATSFLVLGDSPAPATLAGLALISGGVALVSLADLRHS from the coding sequence ATGACCCCCGTCCGTTCCGCCTATCTGCTGCTGGCCGCCGTGATCCTGCTCTGGGGCGCCAACTGGCCCTTGATGAAGATCGGACTGCAGTCCATGACCCCCTTGTGGTTCGCTGCCGCCCGCGCCCTGATCGGCAGCGCCTGCCTGTTCGCCTGGGCCGCCGTCGCCGGGCGGCTGGCTTGGCCGGTCCGGCAGGATCTGCCCCTGCTGTTCAGCATCGCCGTCTTGCAGATCGCCGCCGGCTTGGCGCTGATCCATTGGGGGCTCAGCTTCGTCGATGCCGGACGCTCTGCCATCCTGGCCTATACCTTCCCCCTTTGGGTGGCGCCCCTGGCGGCCCTGGTGCTCAAGGAACCCCTGTCCAGACCGAAGGCCGGTGGCTTGGCCCTGGGCATGGCGGGCATCATCCTGCTGTTCGATCCCAGCGCCGCGGACTTCACTGGCGAGCACGCCCTCCTGGGCCATGGCCTATTGCTCCTGGCCGCCATGCTCTGGGCGGTGGCCGTGGTCCATATCCGCGCCCACCGCTGGGCGGGTCGGCCGGCCGATCTGATGCCCTGGCAGTTGCTGCTGGGCGGGCTTTTGCTGGCAGGATCGGCGATGGCGGCGGACGGATTGCCGCCGGTGGCCTGGAGCCCCGGTTTCGCCTTGGTCCTGGCCTACAACGGCGCCATCGCGTCCGCCTTCTGCTTCTGGGCCTATACCACGGTGGCCAGGCGCCTGCCGGCCATGAGCACGGCGCTGGGTTCCCTGGGCGTGCCGGTGGCCGGAGTGGCAACATCGTTTCTTGTTCTGGGCGATAGTCCGGCTCCGGCAACGCTGGCGGGGCTGGCGCTGATTTCCGGTGGCGTGGCTCTGGTCTCTCTGGCCGACCTGCGGCATAGTTAG
- a CDS encoding J domain-containing protein, whose amino-acid sequence MSRTSSHRYGDWKRRHEPPPETRRCDWPGCEGQGEHRAPKSRERLKDYFWFCLEHVRRYNASWNYFDGMSDAEVEADRRRDTVWQRPSWRLGDGPRSFTIDPEKLKDPMGVFFEAAEAKSPVRPVVRTPEEEALAVLDLRPPVEVAQVKARYKELVKLHHPDANAGDKAAEERFKAISEAYRTVMRWLGP is encoded by the coding sequence ATGTCCAGAACCTCGTCCCACCGATATGGCGACTGGAAGCGTCGGCATGAGCCGCCGCCGGAGACCCGGCGATGCGACTGGCCGGGCTGCGAGGGCCAGGGCGAACACCGGGCGCCCAAGTCCCGCGAGCGCCTGAAGGACTATTTCTGGTTCTGCCTGGAGCACGTGCGCCGGTACAATGCGTCGTGGAACTACTTCGACGGCATGTCCGATGCCGAGGTAGAGGCCGACCGGCGCCGCGACACGGTCTGGCAACGGCCATCCTGGCGCTTAGGCGACGGTCCGCGCAGTTTCACTATCGATCCGGAAAAGCTCAAGGACCCCATGGGAGTCTTCTTCGAAGCCGCCGAGGCGAAGTCTCCGGTCCGCCCCGTCGTCCGCACGCCGGAGGAGGAGGCCCTGGCCGTCCTCGACCTGCGCCCGCCGGTCGAAGTCGCCCAGGTCAAGGCGCGCTACAAGGAACTGGTCAAGCTGCACCACCCGGATGCCAATGCCGGCGACAAGGCCGCCGAAGAACGCTTCAAGGCGATTTCCGAGGCCTATCGCACGGTCATGCGCTGGCTGGGCCCTTGA
- a CDS encoding BolA family transcriptional regulator, with amino-acid sequence MAVAQAMERKLAEALQPIRLAVIDESCHHEGHGGWRPEGESHFRVEVVSAAFQGKSRVDRQRQVYALLAEELKNGVHALALTTLTPAEDAAS; translated from the coding sequence ATGGCCGTCGCCCAAGCCATGGAACGCAAGCTCGCCGAGGCCCTGCAACCGATCCGCCTGGCGGTGATCGACGAATCCTGCCACCACGAGGGGCACGGAGGTTGGCGCCCGGAAGGCGAAAGCCATTTCCGCGTCGAGGTGGTCTCGGCCGCCTTCCAGGGGAAGTCGCGCGTCGACCGCCAGCGGCAGGTCTATGCCCTGCTGGCCGAAGAACTGAAGAACGGTGTCCACGCCCTGGCGCTGACCACCCTGACGCCTGCGGAAGACGCGGCAAGTTGA